In Lachnospiraceae bacterium, the DNA window TCAGCAACGCCCGAAGTCAGTGACTCAACCGCAAGGAGAGAGCTGCCGAAGGCGGGGCAGGTAACTGGGGTGAAGTCGTAACAAGGTAGCCGTATCGGAAGGTGCGGCTGGATCACCTCCTTTCTAAGGAAGAAGAAGTAAGGGTTTGAGTATTATTGAGTCCTTAATATAAAGGCACAAATTTCTGGTGCTGATGCGCTTAGGGGACACACCCGTTCCCATCCCGAACACGATGGTTAAGACCTAAGCGGCCGATGGTACTATACTGGAGACGGTATGGGAGAGCAGGTGAGTGCCAGATCATAACCGGGCTTATAGCTCAGCCGGTTAGAGCGCACGCCTGATAAGCGTGAGGTCGGTGGTTCGAGTCCACTTAAGCCCACTTGAGTTTAATAACTCAAACAAATGAATACAGGGATTGCTTTTTAAAAACAAAAAGGAAGACCCGCATCCAATGGGGGTGTAGCTCAGTTGGGAGAGCACCTGCCTTGCAAGCAGGGGGTCAAGAGTTCGAATCTCTCCATCTCCATTCGGAACTTAATGATTAAGTTCCGTGATACGTACCTTGAAAACCGCATATTGAATAGAAATGAATTGATAATTCAATTGAATATCAAGACATCCGAGGCCATGTGGTCAAGCGATTGATCATATGGAAAACAATACAACAAATTTTGTAAACAACCCAGACCAAAAGATGCAACGCTATGCATCTGAGATGAGTAGTTTGCTCCCGCAAGCGAAAGTCAGTTGGTCAAGCTAATAAGAGCGCAGGGTGGATGCCTTGGCACTAAGAGCCGATGAAAGACGTGATAAGCTGCGAAAAGCTTCGGGGAGGAGCAAATATCCATTGATCCGGAGATATCTGAATGGGGAAACCCGGCTGAGAAGCCCTCAGCCACTGTATGGTGAATCCATAGCCATACAGAGGGAACCCGGTGAACTGAAACATCTAAGTAGCCGGAGGAAGAGAAAGAAACATCGATTCCGGAAGTAGCGGCGAGCGAACCCGGAAGAGCCCAAACCAGCGTGCGTGCATGCTGGGGTTAAGGACTGCATAAGTGAGCTGATTCGTTAGTGGAACTGCCTGGGAAGGCGGGCCGGAGAGGGTGAAAGCCCCGTACATGAAAACGATAGGCAGCGGCAGGATCCAGAGTACCGCGAGACACGAGAAACCTTGCGGGAAGTCGGAGGGACCACCCTCCAAGGCTAAATACTCCTTAGTGACCGATAGCGCATAGTACTGTGAAGGAAAGGTGAAAAGGACCCCGGGAGGGGAGTGAAAGAGAACCTGAAACCCTGTGTTTACAAACTGTGGGAGCACGTTAAGGTGCGACCGCGTACTTTTTGTAGAACGGTCCGGCGAGTTGCCGGTGCTGGCGAGGTTAAATGGTAGAGCCATGGAGCCGAAGGGAGACCAAGTCTCAAATGGGCGTAAAGTCAGCACAGGCAGACCCGAAACCGGGTGACCTATCCATGTCCAGGATGAAGCGGAAGTAAAATTCCGTGGAGGTCCGGATCCACATCCGTTGAAAAGGGTGGGAATGAGGTGTGGATAGGGGAGAAATTCCAATCGAACCCGGAGATAGCTGGTTCTCCTCGAAATAGCTTTAGGGCTAGCCCCGTATTAGTTTAGCGGAGGTAGAGCACTGAATTCCTAAGGGGGCGTCAAAGCTTACCAAGGGATATCAAACTCCGAATGCCGCATAAATGATGTACGGGAGTCAGACTGCACGAGATAAGTTGGGCAGTCAAAAGGGAAAGAGCCCAGACCTACAGCTAAGGTCCCAAAGTGTGTGTTAAGTGGAAAAGGATGTGGGATTTCAGAGACAACTAGGATGTTGGCTTAGAAGCAGCCACACATTCAAAGAGTGCGTAATAGCTCACTAGTCGAGAGGTCCTGCGCCGAAAATGTCCGGGGCTGAAACACAACACCGAAGCTTAGGAATGTAGAAATACATTGGTAGAGGAGCATTCTTAAAGGGAAGAAGCAGTACCGACAAGGAGCTGTGGACTTTTAAGAAGAGAGAATGCCGGAATGAGTAGCGAGATGGAGGTGGGAATCCTCCAGGCCGAATATCCAAGGTTTCCAGAGTAAAGCTGATCTGCTCTGGGTAAGTCGGGGCCTAAGGTAAGGCTGAGAAGCGTAGCCGATGGACAACAGGTTGAGATTCCTGTACCGCGTATCATCAGAACTGTGGGGACACAGAAGGACAGCACAGCCCGGGAATGGAAAGACCGGGGCAAGCAGGGTAGGAGTCAAGCTGGCAAATCCGCTTGACGATCCGAAGCTGTGATGCGGAGCGAATTAAAGTAGCGAAGTGTGTGATTCCGGCTGTCAAGAAAAGCCGCTATCGTGTGATACGTGCCCGTACCGTAAACCGACACAGGTAGATGAGGAGAGAATCCTAAGGCCGGCGGGAGAAGCATTGTTAAGGAACTCGGCAAAATGACCCTGTAACTTCGGGAGAAAGGGTGCCTGGGAAACCAGGCCGCAGAGAATAGGCTCAAGCAACTGTTTAGCAAAAACACAGGTCTATGCAAAACCGTAAGGTGAGGTATATGGGCTGACGCCTGCCCGGTGCTGGAAGGTTAAGAGGAGGGGTTAGCGCAAGCGAAGCTCTGAATTGAAGCCCCAGTAAACGGCGGCCGTAACTATAACGGTCCTAAGGTAGCGAAATTCCTTGTCGGGTAAGTTCCGACCCGCACGAAAGGCGTAATGATTTGAGCGCTGTCTCGACAATGCACCCGGTGAAATTGAAATACCAGTGAAGATGCTGGTTACCCGCGCCAGGACGGAAAGACCCCATGGAGCTTTACTCCAGCTTGATACTGGGATTCGGTACTGCATGTACAGGATAGGTGGGAGACTGAGAAACTTGGACGCCAGTCTGAGATGAGTCGCTGTTGGGATACCACCCCTGCGGTATTGGATTTCTAACCTGCAGCCGTGAACCGGCTGGGGGACAATGTCAGGCGGGGAGTTTGACTGGGGCGGTCGCCTCCGAAAGGGTATCGGAGGCGCTCAAAGGTTCCCTCATAATGGTTGGAAACCATTAGAAGAGTGCAAAGGCATAAGGGAGCTTGACTGCGACACCGACGGGTGGAGCAGGTAGGAAACTAGGACTTAGTGATCCGGTGGTATGAAAGTGGGATTGCCATCGCTCAACGGATAAAAGCTACCCTGGGGATAACAGGCTTATCACTCCCAAGAGTTCACATCGACGGAGTGGTTTGGCACCTCGATGTCGGCTCATCGCATCCTGGGGCTGTAGCAGGTCCCAAGGGTTGGGCTGTTCGCCCATTAAAGCGGTACGCGAGCTGGGTTCAGAACGTCGTGAGACAGTTCGGTCCCTATCCGGCGTGGGCGTAGGATATTTGAGAGGAGCTGTCCTTAGTACGAGAGGACCGGGATGGACGGGCCGCTGGTGTACCTGTTGGAGTGCCAACTCCATGGCAGGGTAGCCAAGCCCGGACGGGATAAACGCTGAAGGCATCTAAGCGTGAAGCCCCCCTCAAGATGAGATATCCCATACGCAGGTAGTAAGACCCCTTGAAGACGACAAGGTAGATAGGTCAGAGGTGGAAGTGTGGTGACACATGGAGCTGACTGATACTAATCGGTCGAGGGCTTGACCAAAAGGTAAGGGAACAAAAAGTTGTAGGTATTCGGTAGTTCAATATGTGGTTTTGAAGGTATGTATCAAAAATATATATCTTTGATCCGGGGTGTGGCTCAGCTTGGCTAGAGCGCCTGGTTTGGGACCAGGAGGTCGCAGGTTCGAATCCTGTCACCCCGATTCAACTGAATAATTTCAGTATATTGATTATGCGCGAGTGGCTCAGGGGTGGAGCACCACCTTGCCAAGGTGGGGGCCGCGGGTTCGAATCCCGTCTCGCGCTTTGATATTGAAAATATATCAAAAAAGTTGTTGACAAATAAAAAGAATCGTGATATTATATCAGAGTTGCTTTTGAAAAAGTTAGCAGCAACGAACCTTGATAATTGAAGATTAAACAGTATGTAAAACCCTGAAAATTCAGAAAATAAAAGGTCTGGTTTAGACCTTTGGATTTGAGAAAATTCAGAACAAAAACCAAGTAATGAAGGTTTAGGATAATTAGCCAAGCTAAGTAATCCGGACCTGGAATCAACTTTTTAACATGAGAGTTTGATCCTGGCTCAGGATGAACGCTGGCGGCGTGCTTAACACATGCAAGTCGAGCGAAGCAGTTTAAATGAGACTTCGGTGGATTTTAAACTGACTGAGCGGCGGACGGGTGAGTAACGCGTGGATAACCTGCCTCACACAGGGGGATAACAGTTAGAAATGACTGCTAATACCGCATAAGCGCACGGCATCGCATGATGCAGTGTGAAAAACTCCGGTGGTGTGAGATGGATCCGCGTCTGATTAGGTAGTTGGTGGGGTAACGGCCCACCAAGCCGACGATCAGTAGCCGACCTGAGAGGGTGACCGGCCACATTGGGACTGAGACACGGCCCAAACTCCTACGGGAGGCAGCAGTGGGGAATATTGCACAATGGGCGAAAGCCTGATGCAGCGACGCCGCGTGAGTGAAGAAGTATCTCGGTATGTAAAGCTCTATCAGCAGGGAAGAAAATGACGGTACCTGAGTAAGAAGCCCCGGCTAACTACGTGCCAGCAGCCGCGGTAATACGTAGGGGGCAAGCGTTATCCGGATTTACTGGGTGTAAAGGGAGCGCAGACGGCGATGCAAGTCTGGAGTGAAAGCCCGGGGCTCAACCCCGGGACTGCTTTGGAAACTGTATGGCTAGAGTGCTGGAGAGGCAAGCGGAATTCCTAGTGTAGCGGTGAAATGCGTAGATATTAGGAAGAACACCAGTGGCGAAGGCGGCTTGCTGGACAGTAACTGACGTTCAGGCTCGAAAGCGTGGGGAGCAAACAGGATTAGATACCCTGGTAGTCCACGCCGTAAACGATGAATACTAGGTGTTGGTGGGCAAAGCCCATCGGTGCCGCCGCAAACGCAATAAGTATTCCACCTGGGGAGTACGTTCGCAAGAATGAAACTCAAAGGAATTGACGGGGACCCGCACAAGCGGTGGAGCATGTGGTTTAATTCGAAGCAACGCGAAGAACCTTACCAAGTCTTGACATCGTAGCGACCGGAACTTAACCGTTCCTTCCCTTCGGGGCGCTATAGACAGGTGGTGCATGGTTGTCGTCAGCTCGTGTCGTGAGATGTTGGGTTAAGTCCCGCAACGAGCGCAACCCTTATCCTCAGTAGCCAGCAGTAAGATGGGCACTCTGAGGAGACTGCCAGGGATAACCTGGAGGAAGGTGGGGATGACGTCAAATCATCATGCCCCTTATGATTTGGGCTACACACGTGCTACAATGGCGTAAACAAAGGGAAGCAAGAGAGCGATCTGGAGCAAATCCCAAAAATAACGTCCCAGTTCGGACTGTAGTCTGCAACCCGACTACACGAAGCTGGAATCGCTAGTAATCGCAGATCAGAATGCTGCGGTGAATACGTTCCCGGGTCTTGTACACACCGCCCGTCACACCATGGGAGTCAGCAACGCCCGAAGTCAGTGACTCAACCGCAAGGAGAGAGCTGCCGAAGGCGGGGCAGGTAACTGGGGTGAAGTCGTAACAAGGTAGCCGTATCGGAAGGTGCGGCTGGATCACCTCCTTTCTAAGGAATGAAGAAGTAGGCATTGAACACTTAATGAGGTCTTTCCGAATTTAGTGTGAAAGCCCACCCGAACACTTGATGAGGTCTTAACGAATCTAGTGTGAGTGGTGAGGGTTTTATATACTGTTTAGTTTTCAAATCAGGGAAACCGAAATTGAAGACGAAACCTTTCTGGTGCTGATGCGCTTAGGGGACACACCCGTTCCCATCCCGAACACGATGGTTAAGACCTAAGCGGCCGATGGTACTATACTGGAGACGGTATGGGAGAGCAGGTGAGTGCCAGATTCTATGGGGGTGTAGCTCAGTTGGGAGAGCACCTGCCTTGCAAGCAGGGGGTCAAGAGTTCGAATCTCTCCATCTCCATTCGGAACTTAATGATTAAGTTCCGTGATACGTACCTTGAAAACCGCATATTGAATAGAAATGAATTGATAATTCAATTGAATATCAAGACATCCGAGGCCATGTGGTCAAGCGATTGATCATATGGAAAACAATACAACAAATTTTGTAAACAACCCAGACCAAAAGATGCAACGCTATGCATCTGAGATGAGTAGTTTGCTCCCGCAAGCGAAAGTCAGTTGGTCAAGCTAATAAGAGCGCAGGGTGGATGCCTTGGCACTAAGAGCCGATGAAAGACGTGATAAGCTGCGAAAAGCTTCGGGGAGGAGCAAATATCCATTGATCCGGAGATATCTGAATGGGGAAACCCGGCTGAGAAGCCCTCAGCCACTGTATGGTGAATCCATAGCCATACAGAGGGAACCCGGTGAACTGAAACATCTAAGTAGCCGGAGGAAGAGAAAGAAACATCGATTCCGGAAGTAGCGGCGAGCGAACCCGGAAGAGCCCAAACCAGCGTGCGTGCATGCTGGGGTTAAGGACTGCATAAGTGAGCTGATTCGTTAGTGGAACTGCCTGGGAAGGCGGGCCGGAGAGGGTGAAAGCCCCGTACATGAAAACGATAGGCAGCGGCAGGATCCAGAGTACCGCGAGACACGAGAAACCTTGCGGGAAGTCGGAGGGACCACCCTCTAAGGCTAAATACTCCTTAGTGACCGATAGCGCATAGTACTGTGAAGGAAAGGTGAAAAGGACCCCGGGAGGGGAGTGAAAGAGAACCTGAAACCCTGTGTTTACAAACTGTGGGAGCACGTTAAGGTGCGACCGCGTACTTTTTGTAGAACGGTCCGGCGAGTTGCCGGTGCTGGCGAGGTTAAATGGTAGAGCCATGGAGCCGAAGGGAGACCAAGTCTCAAATGGGCGTAAAGTCAGCACAGGCAGACCCGAAACCGGGTGACCTATCCATGTCCAGGATGAAGCGGAAGTAAAATTCCGTGGAGGTCCGGATCCACATCCGTTGAAAAGGGTGGGAATGAGGTGTGGATAGGGGAGAAATTCCAATCGAACCCGGAGATAGCTGGTTCTCCTCGAAATAGCTTTAGGGCTAGCCCCGTATTAGTTTAGCGGAGGTAGAGCACTGAATTCCTAAGGGGGCGTCAAAGCTTACCAAGGGATATCAAACTCCGAATGCCGCATAAATGATGTACGGGAGTCAGACTGCACGAGATAAGTTGGGCAGTCAAAAGGGAAAGAGCCCAGACCTACAGCTAAGGTCCCAAAGTGTGTGTTAAGTGGAAAAGGATGTGGGATTTCAGAGACAACTAGGATGTTGGCTTAGAAGCAGCCACACATTCAAAGAGTGCGTAATAGCTCACTAGTCGAGAGGTCCTGCGCCGAAAATGTCCGGGGCTGAAACACAACACCGAAGCTTAGGAATGTAGAAATACATTGGTAGAGGAGCATTCTTAAAGGGAAGAAGCAGTACCGACAAGGAGCTGTGGACTTTTAAGAAGAGAGAATGCCGGAATGAGTAGCGAGATGGAGGTGGGAATCCTCCAGGCCGAATATCCAAGGTTTCCAGAGTAAAGCTGATCTGCTCTGGGTAAGTCGGGGCCTAAGGTAAGGCTGAGAAGCGTAGCCGATGGACAACAGGTTGAGATTCCTGTACCGCGTATCATCAGAACTGTGGGGACACAGAAGGACAGCACAGCCCGGGAATGGAAAGACCGGGGCAAGCAGGGTAGGAGTCAAGCTGGCAAATCCGCTTGACGATCCGAAGCTGTGATGCGGAGCGAATTAAAGTAGCGAAGTGTGTGATTCCGGCTGTCAAGAAAAGCCGCTATCGTGTGATACGTGCCCGTACCGTAAACCGACACAGGTAGATGAGGAGAGAATCCTAAGGCCGGCGGGAGAAGCATTGTTAAGGAACTCGGCAAAATGACCCTGTAACTTCGGGAGAAAGGGTGCCTGGGAAACCAGGCCGCAGAGAATAGGCTCAAGCAACTGTTTAGCAAAAACACAGGTCTATGCAAAACCGTAAGGTGAGGTATATGGGCTGACGCCTGCCCGGTGCTGGAAGGTTAAGAGGAGGGGTTAGCGCAAGCGAAGCTCTGAATTGAAGCCCCAGTAAACGGCGGCCGTAACTATAACGGTCCTAAGGTAGCGAAATTCCTTGTCGGGTAAGTTCCGACCCGCACGAAAGGCGTAATGATTTGAGCGCTGTCTCGACAATGCACCCGGTAAAATTGAAATACCAGTGAAGATGCTGGTTACCCGCGCCAGGACGGAAAGACCCCATGGAGCTTTACTCCAGCTTGATACTGGGATTCGGTACTGCATGTACAGGATAGGTGGGAGACTGAGAAACTTGGACGCCAGTCTGAGATGAGTCGCTGTTGGGATACCACCCCTGCGGTATTGGATTTCTAACCTGCAGCCGTGAACCGGCTGGGGGACAATGTCAGGCGGGGAGTTTGACTGGGGCGGTCGCCTCCGAAAGGGTATCGGAGGCGCTCAAAGGTTCCCTCATAATGGTTGGAAACCATTAGAAGAGTGCAAAGGCATAAGGGAGCTTGACTGCGACACCGACGGGTGGAGCAGGTAGGAAACTAGGACTTAGTGATCCGGTGGTATGAAAGTGGGATTGCCATCGCTCAACGGATAAAAGCTACCCTGGGGATAACAGGCTTATCACTCCCAAGAGTTCACATCGACGGAGTGGTTTGGCACCTCGATGTCGGCTCATCGCATCCTGGGGCTGTAGCAGGTCCCAAGGGTTGGGCTGTTCGCCCATTAAAGCGGTACGCGAGCTGGGTTCAGAACGTCGTGAGACAGTTCGGTCCCTATCCGGCGTGGGCGTAGGATATTTGAGAGGAGCTGTCCTTAGTACGAGAGGACCGGGATGGACGGGCCGCTGGTGTACCTGTTGGAGTGCCAACTCCATGGCAGGGTAGCCAAGCCCGGACGGGATAAACGCTGAAGGCATCTAAGCGTGAAGCCCCCCTCAAGATGAGATATCCCATACGCAGGTAGTAAGACCCCTTGAAGACGACAAGGTAGATAGGTCAGAGGTGGAAGTGTGGTGACACATGGAGCTGACTGATACTAATCGGTCGAGGGCTTGACCAAAAGGTCTGAGAGAGCGACACAAGATTTGCGGAGGAAGCCGTTGAAAGCTTGCTTTCATAAGGCTGGATCCGAAAAGCTTCAGTCATTGGCGAAGCCAATGACATGAATAAAACCGTCAGGTTTTATGAATGAGTCGCTAAGTTGTGGAATAAAATAAGTTGTGGTTGATATTCGGTAGTTCAATATGTGGTTTTGAAGGTATGTATCAAAAAAAATAAAAATTGTGCTTGCAAAAATGGAAAAAGTATTGTATACTATACCAGTCAGTGCAGTTGATATTCCTCGATAGCTCAGTCGGTAGAGCAAACGGCTGTTAACCGTTGGGTCGTAGGTTCGAGTCCTACTCGGGGAGTTTAGTGGAAGTCATGGCGACCACTATAAAATATGGCCCCATGGTCAAGCGGTTAAGACATCGCCCTTTCACGGCGGTAACACGAGTTCGAATCTCGTTGGGGTCATTTGAACTAAGGTTCACACATCATGCCGATGTGGCTCAATTGGCAGAGCAGCTGATTTGTAATCAGCAGGTTATCGGTTCGAGTCCGATCATCGGCTTTACTGCTTAACAGCAGGTACGAATATAGTTCGGACCTTTAGCTCAGTTGGTTAGAGCAACCGGCTCATAACCGGTCGGTCCTGGGTTCAAGTCCCCGAAGGTCCACTCTTCCTAAGCTGAGGTTTAAAAAAACTATATTTATCATATGGCCCGGTGGCTCAGCTGGTTAGAGCGCCGCCCTGTCACGGCGGAGGTCGACGGTTCGAACCCGTTCCGGGTCGTTTGCATTTATATGCAATACAATTTATACAAGTTGGGGTCTTAGCTCAGCTGGGAGAGCATCTGCCTTACAAGCAGAGGGGCACAGGTTCGAGCCCTGTAGGCCCCATTTGTTATATGCGGGTGTGGTGGAATAGGCAGACACAAGGGACTTAAAATCCCTCGGACTTATCATCCGTGCCGGTTCAAGTCCGGCCACCCGCATTTAAAATAAAAACCGATCTCTTAACTTAAGGGAACGGTTTTTTCTAAATTATGCGGGTATGGCGGAATTGGCAGACGCGCCAGATTTAGGTTCTGGTTCGAGAGAGTGCAGGTTCAAGTCCTGTTACCCGCATTAAATAAGGCTTTTCAAGGGGATTGACTCTTTGAAAGGTCTTATTTTTTTATAGTAGAAATGTATGTTAAACATATTTAAGAAAGGACATTGACAAATGGCAACGGAAGAAAAGAGAATTTTGAAAATGGCCTATCTACTTTTGCAGTCAAACGGATACTTAAAAGCAGGAGACCTTGCTAGAGAATTAAATTTATCTGAGCGTACAATAAAAAATGATATAGAACATTTGAGAGTTTTTCTAAAAGAATGTGGCTGCACCTTGGATTCTGTTCGCGGTAAAGGGTATATTTTGCAGATTGATGAACCAGATCAGTTTGCGAAGATTAGGGAATGGCTGAATATTTTATTCAATAATGTAGAAAACAATACAAGGGAGCAATGTCATTAAGTTATCATAGGCAAGCTGATTTGGCGTTTGCCCAGAAACAGGCTGAGGAGTTTTCTTCAGCCTGTTTTCTATCTTTGCCAAACACAAATAGACAGATTTTCATCTGCCTCAAAAAACTATATTCACTTATTCAAATTTATGCTACTCTATATAAGAAACCATGAAATATCTTAGTAGTTGCTTTCCGTTCCCCATGACGATCGGGGCGTATGGGAATCACATTCTTTGCGATAATGGTTTCTAAATCAGGTGATGT includes these proteins:
- a CDS encoding helix-turn-helix domain-containing protein; its protein translation is MATEEKRILKMAYLLLQSNGYLKAGDLARELNLSERTIKNDIEHLRVFLKECGCTLDSVRGKGYILQIDEPDQFAKIREWLNILFNNVENNTREQCH